The genomic stretch aagagaaagaagagaaataagagaaagaagagaggaagagaagaaagctatgggatgaagagagggatgactccattgaaggaagtgaagcttttgctaaggtaagggtgaggttcttactctctaagggttggcatgatgatgtatatggtgggttagattgtatgttattctccatggaagttgtgtgtagagatgttagggtttatgaacaaatgtgtaaatttatggtttgaaatgtgttttaattgatgtttgatgattgttatgatgttagaagatccataatatgtgttgtatttgtgtttataacatgtattctattgttgttcatgatggttagtgttttcagcttgatttggGTTGAGTTTTGGGGTTTtaggatgggtttcgtatgctgttttctgagatttgggattttttgaaattgccagttcgcgccgcgaactactgttcgagccgcgaactgcttggcagaaagttaggtatttttgaattcgctcagttcgcgccgcgaactttgttggcgccgcgaaccctgttttgcagaactttttccaaactttgaaatgatgtaacttttgatcagtaactctgttttagacgccgttcgaagcgttggaaagctaacgcaacaAACTATACCATGATGTAATGAAATGAACCATATGATATAATTTCcaattatgtttattaggattaagtgatgaactatgttgtgttaacaaatgaagtatgctctttgcgatgaattgacacaattgtgttgtagtataatttgatgtatgttttcttatgatgatataatgttattgagatgatgataagtaccttccttatgatgaatgagataatgatgtatgtgatgatatgcataattgataaagatgttgtatgctatatgtgattaattgtgcgtatttgatatgtatgagtcgacgacgatgccatgtgatgagttaagaatatatatgtctttattatgaagttgaatataatgtgttatgatgattacttgaattaaggaatatgaagaatttgttgatgttgttggtgatgtgatgaattgttgatgtttgtcgttaacatgatgaattgttgttgttgtaacatgatgaattgttgttgttgttgtaacatgttgatgtttgttgttgttgtgcaatatgttgaattgttattgtttctataacatgatgaatttgccgttgttgttgtagaccctatggtcactattgataagttgtataatGTTGATATGTTGTATTGTGATGTATGGTgaggtgaattattgttgtatgatgatgcaacatagtgacgtgattgtgaagtgatgcattcttatgaatgatgatgattttgttgttgttgaagttcgacattatattgataatgttcgatggtgatttagacgatgttgtgacgtattgtttatgtggtttgtatggatgttgcatttattgagtcacatccattgcataaagagacggtggccttgatggcaaatagcgacggtggcCTTGATGGCAAATTTTGAtacggtgggagttttactccaaatggtaccacatgcatttgcataagtcgaatcacatgtgaattgcatttgagtcttgtttgattatgtttgtggtgacgtgatgacttgatgatgagatgtttgttgtgatgtgttggaatcttacttgtgaattgcatatattgtcatggttgattgttgacattgttgccatttcataagttgattatgttatttgagTTGTTGAGTCGATGATCTGTTATTGTGACATGCTGAtagtataattgtgaatttgaatatgttgtcttaacttattaatgatattgttgccgttttgaaagttgtattatattgataagttgttttgcggtgaaacttgttgtaagatgttttgtgatgcgaagtggtgaaattatgtatgatctatatctcctatattatttatcatgcattcctttatattgtaagatatctcacccctttgctgatatttcccctaccatgggaaatgggcaggtactcaagattagttgtggatgttcgaggttattgatgtgaagtctttgtgttgctttatggcaagtcgagttggtgtccattgctctgatacgtagcactcggggggattagtagTTATTACTTGATTGTTGTATTTCTTATGATGATATTTGTGCtgagttgaattgaaagatgtctatgagttgaaattggaagttattggataaagttttgtttccgaatgctatgtatctttgttgattacaatatgagtatgtttgtttggttaagtcgaattgtgacatcccatctttgatgaatatttttaaatgcactctgattttcgcttataattgcggggtagatttggggtgttacagggcCTTTAGCCAGTCGAATGACACACTAAATCTGAAATGATCttgatttgattttcaatcatCACAATCCTCATTGATTTCAAGCCAGGAATACATGATCAAATCTTTAGAAGACACACCATAAATATGTATGATCTCTCACTACTTTTCGCATCTCAAAATTTATCTCTTCTAGTTTTCTTTCTTGTGTTAGTTCTTTTGTCATAAGCATCACCATGGCCTCCTCAAGTCAAAAACCCAAATTTACACTAAGAAGAAATGTGTGTGGGATTAATAAACCACAAGCAAGAATAAAGATGACAATTCAAGCCAAAAAAGTAATTCAACCTTGGTACATGAAACCAAAAATTTCAAAGAGTTACAAACCTTATCACCAAATTGTTGAGCTTTCCTTAAGGATTTCTTCACCCAAATAGCTGATAGACCCTTCCCAAGTATAGAAAGAGAGTTATACCTAAACTTGAGACTTATATGAACCTCACTGAAAACATCTGTAAGGGGAGTGGAAATTGACCTTCACAAAAACCATTTTGGAAAAATgatatttgaaaatgaatttcTAACCTATACAATACATTATTAGTAGAAGATCATATAAGTCAATCTTTAATTGCATTTTTTGTGAGTACAATAGATATTGCACAGTTTGCGATATGGAACATAAAAGAGTTtttaggttttaatgtgtaaaaagagaaagaatctaACCTAACTACTTGGCTAGGTATTTCTAAACATGGTTGTCTTCTAAAGAGATCAGTTCTAACACCTATAAATATGGTGACACGCCCTCTAACCTTTACTCAATAGTTAAGCGAATGAGGCGAATCATCTCTTTAATATAGGAGGCGAACTTAACATGTAAGATTTGAAATGTTTTAGTTATTTAGTTATAATGTGTGTTGACACATCTCGCCCATGTAACCTCGCCTCTCCTTATTTGACTATTCTTTGTGTTGCTTACCAATTGAAGAGTCAAAGGACCAAGATTGGTCTTTATTGAACTTCATTTATAATATTTCAATCCATAAATTATtcacaatttttttaaacaatttaattATTCAGTTAATTTGATTATACTTATCGAGTTATGAGAAAGAGATATGatttttattgatttaaatataatttattttaggcttaaatacacttttcgtccctgtaagttagcgtgtttttgattttcgtccctgtaagttatttttttgggttttagtccttatatttcagtttcgcgtttgttttagtccctaaaatcaaaatctgtaggaaatttcacaaaaaaatccgcaggtaacctgcagattttcctgcggattttggctttagggactaaacctcaagcaaaaagtaagatatagggattaaaacccaaaaaaataacttacaggggcgaaaatcaaaaacacgctaacttacggggacgaaaagtgtatttaagcctttattttaattaaagataTTGTCAataactagtaagatacccgtgctgaagcacgggtaaatttatttgatattgtataaaatttaattagatacatattaatttaaaataaattgtttaattataaatgaaaaaatcatataaattcaattataataaataattatatataaaaaattgtaacttggagaaaaaaaaatgaaattttaacatttaaaaataaaaattatctctcaattaatagtagttgttgattaaaataaaatagatattgtattgataatgacccgtgaaataaaaaaaatctttgaagcaatacaaaatatatttaaatacaaatataaaatgaataataatcatataaatttaattgcattaaataatcataaaaaaatttgagatggagaaaaaaaaatattatcactcaaataaagaaaatgattgattaaaataaaatagatattgtgttgaCAGTGACCCGtgataaaacaaaatttttaattttattaaaattaaaaaatagatatttttaggagtaataaataaatagagaaaaaaatttaaaaagaaagtaagaaagtgtgactaaaaaatgtgagagaaattttaaattttaattaagatagagaaaatgtgtaatgatcaattaaaataaattaaatattgtgttgactgtgacccgtaagataaataaatatttaattttattaaaattaaaaaatagattataattttTGTGGTAATAAGTAAatggagaaaaattaaaatgaaagtaagaaagtgtgggaaaatgaaatgtgaaagaaatttgaaatttgaaataagagagagaagatgtgtgTTGGGGAGAAAAAGTTGAATGCTAAATATTGCAATTGACATGTGGCAAAAGTCTTCATTTTCATTGGACAATAGAAAAGTGATAGAGTGAATTTGTTAATTACTATTTTGTCGAATTTGTAGTGTAATAATTTTTAGTAAGAAGGGTAATTTTGGCATTTTGGTCAATTTTTTAGTAATATATAGATAGTAGATAATATAAAAATGGGGGGTAATTTCGGTATTGAAGTCTTTCTTCCTCCTTGTATGTTTCCAGTTCCTCTCACATTTGTCTGCTAGTGAAACACCGCAACCAAAAACCCAACAAATGCACTCTCGTCGTTCCCTATTCTACCTTGGTTCATTCCTATCATCAACCCTAAAACCAAACCCTATCCCATTTtcctcctcttcctcttcttcttcatggCTATCCCAACCCGGAAACCCACTCATCCACTGGCCACCCCTCCCTCCAAACCAACCCAACCCCGctccaaacccaaacccgaattcAAACCCAAACCCTCCTCCACCTAACCCCAGTTTCTCCCCCAACGACTTCTCCCTCATTTCCAATCTCTTCACCAACCCATCCATCTCTCCCGGTTCACACCTCCACGCCGAACTAAACCAAACCGGAATCAAACCGGTTTCCCCTCTCCTTAACGCCGTGTTCCAACATTTCACATCCTCGCCGAAATTACTACACTCGCTTTTCCTATGGGCGCAGAATCAACCCGGGTTCAGACCCGATTCAGCTTTATTTGATTCAGTGGTTAATGCTCTTGCGAAAATGAGGGAGTTTGACTCCGCTTGGACTCTTGTTCTTGATCGCATTGAGAGAGATGACGGGGAAGATGAGAAATTGGTTTCCGTTGCTACATTTGCTATCATGATTCGACGCTATGCTCGTGCAGGTAGTGTAAAGTGTAAACTTTTTTTGGTTTCGGTTTTCAATTTAGGATTTTTTATTGCTCAAATTGAAGTGTGTAtttgaattagggtttagatGTTTAGATTTGTCAATAGAAATCAATTATTAACTGTGGTATGTGAATATTTTTGAGTTAGTATCGGTTTGTATCATATTATTTGAGCTTATTTATTGATATAAAAACTTTTGAGATTGTTTGTTAGAGCTTATAGAAAAAACCTATGCAAAGTCCATAAATTGCTTTCAGCTTATTAAGCTCTTCAAAATAGCTTGtgaataggggtggcaaaacgggtttaGCCTGCTGGACATGCCTGTTTTGCCTGCATATTTTGGCAGGTCGAGTTAAAGTTTTATGCCCGCAACCTCTAATATGTCCGCTACATTTTTTTGCGGGCACGTGCATTAAcacaattttaaataattttccgCCTTTAGGGGTGCAAGGCCAGTATGCCTGCTCCGCCCTGTCCTCATTTTTCGCTGAACGGACCAAAGTTGTAGGCCTGCACCCTCACCGTCCCTCCCCGTTACTTTGCTGGACGGGCCTAAACAGGGCGAGGATGCCCATTTTTCACCCTTGTGAACACGATTTATAGTTAATATGAAAACAATTTGACTTTAtattttgttatagaaatagttTATATATAAGCACTTATATTATAAGCATTTAATGAGGCTGTTTCTCCAAACAAGGCTTACAGTATTGATGTAACATTAAATTATGAGGATATTTTGTTTTCGCCTAAAAAGTAACAAAACAAGTCATTGTTTACAGTAGGGTGCCAAAACCATGCAATTTTAGAATTTTGAAACCGTTCAATAATTAATTTGAGTTTTGTTAATAGCAAGTGATAGTTTAGTTTTGCCAattattctctttcttttttgtaGGTATGCACAAGGCTGCTATTAGGACGTTTGAGTTTGCAAAAGATAAGAAGTCAATTGTGGATTCAGGATCAGAAATGAGTTTATTTGggatattgattgattctctttgcAAAGAAGGGTCCATTAGGGAAGCTTCAGAGTATTTCTTTAGGAGAAAGGAGACAGACCTGGGTTGGGTTCCTTCAATTCGGATTTATAACATATTGTTAAATGGATGGTTTCGAGCAAGGAAACTCAGGCATGCTGAGAGACTTTGGGAAGAGATGAAGAAGGAGAATGTGAGACCGAGTGTTGTGACATACGGTACCCTTGTGGAAGGATATTGTCGGATGCGCCGTGTTGAAAAGGCGCTTGAGATGATTGGTGAAATGACCAAAGAGGGAGTTGAACCAAATGCAATTGTATATAACCCCATAATCGATGCATTGGCAGAAGATGGGAGATTTAAAGAGGCTTTGGGTATGATCGAGCGTTTTCATATTTTGAAAATAGGTCCTACCCTTTCCACTTACAATTCTCTGGTGAAGGGTTTTTGTAAGGCAGGAGATCTTGAAGGTGCtagtaaaattcttaaaaagatGATAAGTAGGGGTTTCCTTCCAATCCCGACTACCTATAATTACTTTTTTAGGTACTTTTCAAGATGTGGAAAAGTTGATGAAGGGATGAGCCTGTATACCAAGATGATTGAATCTGGACATAACCCGGATCGTCTAACTTAccatcttgttttgaagatgttatGCGAAGAGGAGAAGTTAGAGTTGGCAGTTCAAGTTAGCAAGGAAATGAAGCATAAAGGACATGACATGGACTTGGCTACGAGTACCATGTTAACTCATTTGCTATGCAAAATGCATAAGTTGGAAGAGGCTTTTGCAGAATTTGAGAGCATGGTAAGAAGAGGTATAGTTCCTCAATATCTTACATTTCAAAAATTGAATATTGAGCTAAAGAAACAAGGTATGACTGAAATGGCTCGAAAACTTTGCCACTTGATGTCGTCTGTTCCACATTCTTCCAACTTGCCAAATACATATGGTGAAGTCAGAGATGATGCACATGCACGTAGGAAATCTATAATTCAGAAAGCCAAAGCATTTTCTGATTTGCTGAAGGACCCCAAAGAAGTTGATAAGCTTAGAAGTTCATCAAAAGATGCTGTCTCAAGTGCAAACTGTTTGATAGAGGATATTGAGAAAAAGACAGATGTAAGATGAGAGATTTGAGGTCTCAGTACCTGCAGGGAGGCAGTTGTGGATGGTTCGAAACACATGGGAATCCATTCACATTTATTCAGGGTGGAGAGAATCAGAGGGTTTTGTATAAAAATGTCTGTTGTTCCTCCCTATGTTATTAGCAGGCTTCACAACAGTAGCCACTGAACTGATTAACTGTTGTCTAACCAGCAATAGTGTATGAAAACTTAATGGAGTTCTTTATACAGAAAATAGCTCCTTGTTGACAACATTTTGGATATTTATCGAAGGAGGTGGCCAGCAATTGGAGTTAAATTAAGAAGTTCCAGTGGCCTTACAGAGGTTGTGACTTGATTAGTCTTTGTTTTTAGTTGGAGCCATGCATAATTCAGAAAATGTGACTGAAGATCTGTATCTCTAGAGGGAATTTTTGTTTTTGCTGATAAGTTTTCTAACTATATTATTGCTGTTGGAGCTCAGTGAACACTTCTCATGGCCTGTGTTTCCATCACAAAAGGTGACTGAATCCCAGTAATATCCAGATGGATCAAACTGAAGGAGTTGTTTTAGGTGAAATTGTAGTTATATTTAATCTGCCATTAGTTGGGTGACACTAAAGCACTTCTCGAGTGTCCAATAGTAAGTTTAATAACTAGCACTAAAAGTGTAAAAAACTCCTACATACATTTTGAcacttttagtatctcttatgtcaATCATATAAGTATAGTGTAATTGATGAGTTCTATGATATTCAAATAGTAAATTTGCATACTATTCGAATTTAACTACTTGTATCTCTTACATTTACTAGCACTAATGTGCTTCTT from Vicia villosa cultivar HV-30 ecotype Madison, WI linkage group LG4, Vvil1.0, whole genome shotgun sequence encodes the following:
- the LOC131596246 gene encoding pentatricopeptide repeat-containing protein At5g11310, mitochondrial; the protein is MHSRRSLFYLGSFLSSTLKPNPIPFSSSSSSSSWLSQPGNPLIHWPPLPPNQPNPAPNPNPNSNPNPPPPNPSFSPNDFSLISNLFTNPSISPGSHLHAELNQTGIKPVSPLLNAVFQHFTSSPKLLHSLFLWAQNQPGFRPDSALFDSVVNALAKMREFDSAWTLVLDRIERDDGEDEKLVSVATFAIMIRRYARAGMHKAAIRTFEFAKDKKSIVDSGSEMSLFGILIDSLCKEGSIREASEYFFRRKETDLGWVPSIRIYNILLNGWFRARKLRHAERLWEEMKKENVRPSVVTYGTLVEGYCRMRRVEKALEMIGEMTKEGVEPNAIVYNPIIDALAEDGRFKEALGMIERFHILKIGPTLSTYNSLVKGFCKAGDLEGASKILKKMISRGFLPIPTTYNYFFRYFSRCGKVDEGMSLYTKMIESGHNPDRLTYHLVLKMLCEEEKLELAVQVSKEMKHKGHDMDLATSTMLTHLLCKMHKLEEAFAEFESMVRRGIVPQYLTFQKLNIELKKQGMTEMARKLCHLMSSVPHSSNLPNTYGEVRDDAHARRKSIIQKAKAFSDLLKDPKEVDKLRSSSKDAVSSANCLIEDIEKKTDVR